In Ictalurus punctatus breed USDA103 chromosome 18, Coco_2.0, whole genome shotgun sequence, the genomic stretch AGGTGAGAAGTAAAGGCTACCGGTCTGAAGTGGTTGGGCTCCATAGGATGCGCAATTTTGGGTACTGGAACCACACAGGAAGTCTTCCACAGTGCTGGAACTCGCTCCTGTCTGAGGCTCAGGTTAAAGATGTCTTCACTCACTGAACTGATCTGCACAgtctttaatacattttatttatatatatatatatatatatatatatatatatatatatatatatatatatatatatatatatatatatatattatgtaagtAAATTAAATGGGGCTTTATTTTAGTACTTCTGTTAGTGAAACAACTCAATACAGCCTTGTTGTGTCCTGTTATGAGACAATGAGAAACAGCTTGAGGGCACTGTGAGATACGGTATTGTGATTGACTCACAAGGCGAGAGGAGAAGTGGATTATAAAGAGATTGAGTGAAACATGGTCGCACGTTTCTCtgacaaatactttttcttttacaaGTGTTCTAAACCACAACattcttttgataacttttgtccaggttggtctgaagatgatgtaTGCCAAACAGTTTTTAACAAAATCAAAGTTGACAGGAAGTGCACTTAAATTTCAAATGTTGGTGTGCATTTGCTTCAGCACCCTTCAGGGAattatagaaagaaaaaaaagaactgtgaaTTTAGCGCACATTCTTCAAATAATATAAGGAAAAAATGAAAGTTGTCACAATTCTTGGCCACAAGGTGGCACAGTCATGAAACTTCTTGGGTACATTCAAGGTGTGGTCCTTATCAAGTTAAGTAATGAGATGTAGATGCATTGCTAACAAGAGTAGATACGCACCCTTACGACCTGTTTTTGTAAGGGTAATTTTTTGTAGTGCATTACAGGAAAATGACAGGCACTGACGTCACTTTCCCAACGGAACACACCCCTCAGTCGGACTGAGCGGCAAAACATCCTGCAACATGACTGCCTTTAGTAGGGGAAACTGCGAAAACGGGAGTAAAACAAACGTTTATCTGCTTAAACTAAAGTTAATTGGACTTGCCAGTGAGTCTTACAGCTTACCAAAGGATGGTaatagcaaacaaaaaaaaatttctacaaaatatattttggagaaACTTTTAAACTTATCTGGATAACTGCCAGCTGTTACTGATTATAGCAATTATATATCAAACACAGGTCCATATATATTTGGACACTgacaagttttgttattttggCTGTTTACCAAAACATATTCaagttacagttaaataatgaataaagtgCAGTCTCTAatctttcatttaaatgtattccAATCCACATTGGAGGAAGGGTTTAGGAATTACACATCTTCAATATGAAGCCCCCTCTTTTTCAATTGACAAAAAGTAATTGGCCATTCCTTCTGACTGCCAGAAGGTCAACAGCAGCCCAACACTACATCACAAGGAAAGTGTCATTAACTTCATCTCATCATGTGGGCATCACCACAAGAAGAACAACAAAGAAAAGCGAGTACAgtacattaaatattttagagCGTGACCACATTCACATAACCTATAATTgatctattttattattagttattgttGTTAAAGTTTAATTTATACTTTAGGCACAATAAGACATTATCAtagatatgtacagtatattcagGCATCTGCTGGAGGGCATGGAACCGATCCCCCATGGATACTGGGGTCCTACTGAATATTTTTTGTTCCATAAGCAATTCTTTTATGGTGGTAGAAATCTGCACTGGGACTGTGATTCTGCAAAGCATCAAACGCAAATTTCTGTTTGGTGTGTTCCTGTATCATTACATTCATTGGGTGAATTTGCTACTCTCCACAACCATGCATCAAAAGGTGACTGTTGTTACATTAAGGCATAAGACTGACATACCTTTCTTTTATTGTGGTAGGTGATGTACACTATGGCCACCAGCAAAGCAATGATCACCAGGTGGAGGAAGAAATGTGAGTCTTCATCTTGAGTGGCATAGATGGTGGTGTCCTTCATGTGGATATCAATTTTTCCAGACCTCTCTGGCAAGTCTTTAGCAATGTCCTTAATAAAATTGGCATCATCCTGAAGGTCCTGACTGAACACTTTGCTTTCGTCCAGTTGACTATTTTCTGCAAGCCTCATGTATTCATCATCATAGCCCACATTATCATTTGTGTCTATCTCAACAGGAGAGGTGGTGGACTCAAAATCCAAAGAGACACTTGGTTCTTCTTTAACAGAGTCAGTGAAAATAGGTGGCTTGGATTCAGGAAGGTTAGTTGATTTTGGCACACTTTGGTTAGAATCAATGGGTTTGGAGTCTTCTGGAGTCATCTCAGCTCCACTCGTTGGTTTGGGGGTTGCTTGTGTTATGGATGCTGTTGCATTGCTTGTGAGTAGATCAATAGCCACGTTGTTCGATTTCATCAAGTTTTGCGTTTCTGATGTGCTCTTATAATGGCTTGATATGGATGGGGGAGGGCTGGCAGGAGTAACATTTTTTATGATTTCTAATTCTTTTGACATGGGAGGTCCTTCTGCAAAAACACAGGTTCAGCATAAATTATTTTGAAAGCTATAATATATTCCTCTTGCATACATTAATGCATAAGCTACTATACATCCAAGTACTGTGATTGTTAAAGCGATCCATTAATAGGTGTATTAGGGTTGACATGAGGTGTTTTCTGTCTAACAAACTTTTtgcctaattttttttaatgcgcaATAAGACATATGTAGTACATCTCACATAcagcaatcaaaattattcacccccattgcaaatcaggtttattgtcaaaatttagaCTTTCgactgtttgcaatgaacaaatcaaacaaaagcaattgaaatagttcaacacaacaaatgcttcaagtggtatccccaaattcaactgaaaattcagcttataatgacttctacagtttcaaaatgattcaaccccttcattCTCATTCCTCCAGGAGGAGGAGTTTCGATTGCAGGTTTTAGCCAACATGACAGAGAAGAGGA encodes the following:
- the c18h5orf15 gene encoding keratinocyte-associated transmembrane protein 2, which produces MATLTKLWQQYSSIFLVVVLSILQLVTCASLNTQGPPMSKELEIIKNVTPASPPPSISSHYKSTSETQNLMKSNNVAIDLLTSNATASITQATPKPTSGAEMTPEDSKPIDSNQSVPKSTNLPESKPPIFTDSVKEEPSVSLDFESTTSPVEIDTNDNVGYDDEYMRLAENSQLDESKVFSQDLQDDANFIKDIAKDLPERSGKIDIHMKDTTIYATQDEDSHFFLHLVIIALLVAIVYITYHNKRKIMLLAQSRRWREGLCTRSIEYRRLDQNVDEAMPSLKMTNNYVF